The following proteins are co-located in the Micromonospora coriariae genome:
- the galE gene encoding UDP-glucose 4-epimerase GalE, protein MLLDAGHQVVVLDDLRTGHREALAPDATHVEASIHDAARIVTPDAGFDGVLHFAALIAAGESMVKPELYWQTNTVGTLALIDAVRAAGVPRMVFSSTAAVYGNPTELPIPETAVKAPTNTYGATKLAVDMALTSETIAHGLAAVSLRYFNVAGAHLAGDVALGERHDPETHLIPIALEVAAGRREKLQLFGDDYPTVDGTCVRDYIHVADLARAHLLALDAATAGQHRIYNLGNGNGFTNRQVVDVVREVTGHALPVEVAPRREGDPAELVASSALARDELGWVPQKPTLHDMVGDAWAFYRTHILEQL, encoded by the coding sequence ATGCTGCTCGACGCGGGTCACCAGGTGGTGGTTCTGGACGATCTGCGTACCGGCCACCGCGAGGCGCTCGCTCCGGATGCGACGCACGTCGAGGCGTCCATCCACGACGCCGCGCGGATCGTCACCCCCGACGCCGGCTTCGACGGGGTGCTGCACTTCGCCGCCCTGATCGCCGCCGGCGAGTCGATGGTCAAGCCGGAGCTGTACTGGCAGACCAACACGGTCGGCACGCTCGCCCTGATCGACGCGGTCCGGGCCGCCGGGGTGCCGAGGATGGTCTTCTCCTCCACCGCCGCCGTCTACGGCAACCCCACCGAGCTGCCCATCCCGGAGACCGCGGTCAAGGCGCCCACCAACACGTACGGCGCCACCAAGCTCGCCGTCGACATGGCGCTCACCTCCGAGACGATCGCCCACGGGCTGGCCGCCGTGTCGCTGCGCTACTTCAACGTGGCCGGCGCGCACCTCGCCGGTGACGTCGCGCTCGGCGAGCGGCACGACCCGGAGACGCACCTGATCCCTATCGCGTTGGAGGTCGCCGCCGGCCGACGGGAGAAGCTCCAGCTCTTCGGCGACGACTACCCCACAGTCGACGGCACCTGCGTCCGCGACTACATCCACGTCGCCGACCTGGCCCGGGCCCACCTGCTGGCGCTGGACGCGGCGACCGCCGGCCAGCACCGGATCTACAACCTGGGCAACGGCAACGGCTTCACCAACCGGCAGGTGGTCGACGTGGTCCGCGAGGTCACCGGGCACGCACTGCCGGTCGAGGTGGCACCCCGCCGCGAGGGCGACCCGGCGGAGCTGGTCGCCTCCTCGGCACTGGCCCGTGACGAGCTGGGCTGGGTGCCGCAGAAGCCGACCCTGCACGACATGGTCGGGGACGCCTGGGCCTTCTACCGCACGCACATCCTGGAGCAACTGTGA
- a CDS encoding 2'-5' RNA ligase family protein encodes MQLTRRRVEAGDPLAVPAHVTLLGPTEIPTANLPIVERHLASVAAAHLPFTLHLRGTGTFRPVTQVVFVAVAAGISECELLASAIAATPGLHRQTRFPYHPHVTVAQDVAPEALDKAYEDLADFSAMFEVESFTLFSHSGQARWQPRRDFRLGG; translated from the coding sequence ATGCAGCTCACCCGGCGGCGGGTCGAGGCCGGTGACCCGCTGGCCGTACCCGCGCACGTGACGCTGCTCGGGCCCACCGAGATCCCGACGGCCAACCTGCCGATCGTCGAGCGGCACCTCGCCAGCGTCGCCGCCGCGCACCTGCCGTTCACGCTGCACCTGCGGGGCACCGGCACATTCCGCCCGGTGACCCAGGTGGTGTTCGTGGCGGTGGCCGCCGGGATCAGCGAGTGCGAGCTGCTCGCCTCCGCCATCGCCGCGACGCCGGGCCTGCACCGCCAGACCCGGTTCCCGTACCATCCGCACGTCACAGTGGCGCAGGACGTGGCGCCGGAGGCGCTGGACAAGGCGTACGAGGATCTGGCGGACTTCTCCGCGATGTTCGAGGTCGAGTCGTTCACCCTGTTCTCGCACAGCGGGCAGGCCCGCTGGCAGCCGCGTCGGGACTTCCGCCTCGGCGGTTGA
- a CDS encoding YhjD/YihY/BrkB family envelope integrity protein, producing MNVIGRIEAGIDRWVSAARCRSGLFDHVWRAGALYAEVLAGRLAAAIAYYGFFAVFALALVAYSIFGAILEDNDEVSAAAADFLKDNLPFLDAQQIANSSGTVGVVGLVILVFTGIGWVEAIRSSQRLMYRLNQQPGNLVIRRLVDLGVMIGVFVLLGVSVAAVDALESLLRFLLRSTGSVGLTTISAVLSVLINAVLATALLLAVPRLRVSRSRLRPVVVLVAVGITLLNTVGRYYVVRTERNPAYTVVAGAVGLLLYLYLLNQLVLFGAALLATSTRGRVVDLAEGAPPPNLDEDTDPGAPGGAG from the coding sequence GTGAACGTGATCGGCCGGATCGAGGCGGGCATCGACCGCTGGGTGAGCGCCGCGCGCTGCCGGTCGGGGCTCTTCGACCACGTGTGGCGAGCCGGCGCGCTCTACGCCGAGGTGCTGGCCGGGCGGCTGGCGGCGGCGATCGCCTACTACGGCTTCTTCGCGGTGTTCGCCCTCGCGCTGGTCGCGTACTCCATCTTCGGCGCGATCCTCGAGGACAACGACGAGGTCAGCGCGGCGGCGGCCGATTTCCTGAAGGACAACCTGCCGTTCCTGGACGCCCAGCAGATCGCCAACTCCAGCGGAACGGTCGGTGTGGTCGGCCTCGTCATCCTGGTCTTCACCGGGATCGGCTGGGTGGAGGCGATCCGTTCCTCGCAGCGGTTGATGTACCGGCTAAACCAGCAGCCCGGCAACCTGGTGATCCGGCGGTTGGTCGACCTGGGCGTGATGATCGGCGTCTTCGTGCTGCTCGGCGTCTCGGTGGCGGCGGTGGACGCGTTGGAGTCGCTGCTGCGCTTCCTGCTGCGCAGCACCGGCTCGGTCGGCCTGACCACGATCAGCGCCGTGCTCAGCGTGCTGATCAACGCTGTGCTCGCCACCGCACTGCTGCTCGCGGTGCCCCGGCTGCGGGTGAGCCGCTCCCGGCTGCGCCCGGTGGTGGTGCTGGTCGCGGTCGGCATCACGCTGCTGAACACCGTCGGGCGGTACTACGTGGTGCGCACCGAGCGGAACCCGGCGTACACGGTGGTGGCCGGTGCCGTCGGCCTGCTGCTCTATCTCTACCTGCTCAACCAGCTGGTGCTGTTCGGGGCGGCGCTCCTCGCGACCAGCACGCGCGGGCGGGTGGTCGACCTGGCGGAGGGCGCCCCGCCGCCGAATCTCGACGAGGACACCGATCCCGGTGCGCCGGGCGGTGCGGGCTGA
- a CDS encoding GntR family transcriptional regulator, with product MAEVPDVLITVDPDSAVPPYEQVRVQLAELIGDGRLPVGSRLPTVRQLAADLRLAANTVARAYRELEAAGLLETRGRNGTFVAPGRDDAVDRLHRAAAGYAAEAVRLGVPPATALALVRAALDAARPG from the coding sequence ATGGCGGAGGTGCCGGACGTGCTGATCACGGTCGATCCTGACTCGGCGGTGCCCCCGTACGAGCAGGTGCGGGTGCAGCTTGCCGAGTTGATCGGCGACGGCCGGTTGCCGGTGGGCAGCCGCCTGCCCACCGTCCGGCAGCTCGCCGCCGACCTGCGGCTGGCGGCGAACACGGTGGCCCGGGCGTACCGGGAGCTGGAGGCGGCCGGGCTGCTGGAGACCCGGGGACGCAACGGCACCTTCGTGGCCCCGGGCCGGGACGACGCCGTGGACCGGCTGCACCGGGCGGCGGCCGGGTACGCGGCGGAGGCGGTCCGGCTCGGCGTGCCGCCGGCCACCGCGCTCGCCCTGGTCCGCGCCGCCCTGGACGCCGCCCGCCCCGGCTGA
- a CDS encoding glycoside hydrolase family 13 protein, which yields MISTATPPRTADDDWWRAAVVYQVYVRSFADSDGDGTGDLQGIRQRVPYLRDLGVDALWLTPFYTSPMIDGGYDVADYRDVDPMFGTLADFDAMITDAHALGLRIIVDLVPNHTSSAHRWFTAALAAGPGSPERARYLFAEGRGAHGELPPNDWESIFGGPAWTRVPDGEWYLHLFDPAQPDLNWRHPEVRAEFEDVLRFWLDRGVDGFRVDVAHGMIKAEGLPDVGFSTLTTGQRQVELLGKGRLPYFDQDEVHEIYRAWRPILDSYPGGRMAVAEAWAETPQRLARYIGPDELHQAFSFDFLDATWSADSFRKVIDTALAESRVVGAPTTWVLSNHDKQRHVTRYGDGAEGLRRARAASLLMLALPGCAYLYQGEELGLPEVLDLPDELRQDPAFLRTGESRDGCRVPIPWSGQLAPYGFGPAGSELSWLPAPATWSALSVTAQTGVPGSTLELYRTALRIRHEHPALAADAGGVTWLESGPGVLAFSRAAGATVLTCVVNLSGAPVPTDGYGEPLVSSEALTGQGSGHLLPVDAAAWLERR from the coding sequence ATGATCAGCACCGCCACCCCGCCCCGCACCGCCGACGACGACTGGTGGCGCGCCGCGGTCGTCTACCAGGTCTACGTCCGCAGCTTCGCCGACAGCGACGGCGACGGCACCGGTGACCTCCAGGGTATCCGGCAGCGCGTGCCGTACCTGCGCGACCTCGGGGTGGACGCGCTCTGGCTGACCCCCTTCTACACCTCGCCGATGATCGACGGCGGGTACGACGTCGCCGACTACCGGGACGTCGACCCGATGTTCGGCACCCTCGCCGACTTCGACGCGATGATCACCGACGCGCACGCCCTCGGCCTGCGGATCATCGTCGATCTGGTGCCCAACCACACCTCCAGCGCACACCGCTGGTTCACCGCCGCCCTGGCCGCCGGCCCCGGCTCGCCGGAGCGGGCCCGCTATCTCTTCGCCGAGGGCCGGGGCGCGCACGGCGAGCTGCCGCCGAACGACTGGGAGAGCATCTTCGGGGGCCCCGCCTGGACCCGCGTCCCGGACGGCGAGTGGTACCTGCACCTGTTCGACCCGGCCCAGCCGGACCTGAACTGGCGCCACCCCGAGGTCCGCGCCGAGTTCGAGGACGTGCTGCGGTTCTGGCTGGACCGGGGCGTGGACGGCTTCCGGGTCGACGTGGCACACGGCATGATCAAGGCCGAGGGTCTGCCGGACGTCGGCTTCAGCACGCTGACCACCGGCCAGCGCCAGGTCGAGCTGCTCGGCAAGGGCCGGCTGCCCTACTTCGACCAGGACGAGGTGCACGAGATCTACCGCGCCTGGCGGCCCATCCTGGACAGCTACCCCGGGGGCCGGATGGCCGTCGCCGAGGCGTGGGCCGAGACCCCGCAGCGGCTGGCCCGCTACATCGGCCCGGACGAGCTGCACCAGGCGTTCAGCTTCGACTTCCTCGACGCGACCTGGTCGGCGGACTCGTTCCGCAAGGTGATCGACACCGCGCTGGCCGAGTCGAGAGTGGTCGGCGCGCCCACCACCTGGGTGCTGTCCAACCACGACAAGCAGCGACACGTCACCCGCTACGGCGACGGGGCCGAGGGGCTGCGCCGTGCCCGCGCGGCCAGCCTGCTGATGCTCGCCCTACCTGGCTGCGCCTACCTCTACCAGGGCGAGGAGCTGGGCCTCCCCGAGGTTCTCGACCTCCCCGACGAACTTCGCCAGGACCCGGCGTTCCTGCGCACCGGCGAGAGCCGGGACGGCTGCCGGGTGCCCATCCCGTGGAGCGGTCAGCTGGCCCCGTACGGCTTCGGGCCGGCCGGCAGCGAACTGAGCTGGCTGCCCGCGCCGGCGACCTGGTCGGCCCTCTCGGTCACCGCGCAGACCGGCGTGCCCGGCTCGACGCTGGAGCTGTACCGCACGGCGCTACGGATCCGGCACGAGCACCCGGCGCTGGCCGCCGACGCCGGCGGGGTGACCTGGCTGGAGAGCGGGCCGGGCGTGCTGGCGTTCTCCCGCGCCGCCGGCGCGACCGTGCTGACCTGCGTGGTCAACCTCAGCGGCGCACCGGTCCCCACCGACGGGTACGGCGAACCGCTCGTCTCCAGCGAGGCGCTCACCGGGCAGGGCTCCGGCCACCTGCTGCCGGTCGACGCGGCCGCCTGGTTGGAACGGCGCTGA
- the galK gene encoding galactokinase, producing the protein MTDPTGDVAERAAAGFTTRYGHQAAGRWAAPGRVNLIGEHTDYNDGFVLPFALPLRTIVAAGRQDGERWTVWSELSDEAITFGADDVAEPGRVTGWGAYVAGVVWALREAGHPVPGARLAIASDVPLGSGLSSSAALESAVLAALLDLGGLELPAERQPRLAQRAENVYVGAPTGIMDQSAVIRCRAGHALFLDCRDESVEHIPFDLGAAGLAVLVIDSRAPHRHADGEYAARRRSCETAAKALGVSALRDVAVDQLDAALARLDDEETRRRVRHVVTEDQRVLDTVALLRAGRVRDIGPLLTASHVSMRDDFEITVPEIDTAVEAALAAGALGARMTGGGFGGCVLALVDTDRADAVAAAVTAAYAERGFTAPSTVPVLPAPGATRLD; encoded by the coding sequence GTGACCGACCCGACCGGTGACGTCGCCGAGCGGGCCGCCGCCGGCTTCACCACCCGGTACGGCCACCAGGCCGCCGGCCGCTGGGCGGCTCCCGGGCGAGTCAATCTGATCGGCGAGCACACCGACTACAACGACGGGTTCGTGCTGCCCTTCGCGCTGCCACTGCGGACCATCGTCGCCGCCGGCCGGCAGGACGGCGAGCGGTGGACGGTCTGGTCCGAGCTCTCCGATGAGGCGATCACCTTCGGCGCGGACGACGTCGCCGAGCCGGGCCGGGTCACCGGCTGGGGCGCGTACGTGGCCGGCGTGGTCTGGGCGCTGCGCGAGGCCGGCCACCCGGTGCCCGGCGCCCGGCTGGCGATCGCCTCCGACGTGCCGCTGGGCTCCGGGCTCTCCTCCTCAGCCGCGCTGGAGTCGGCCGTGCTCGCCGCGCTGCTCGACCTCGGAGGGCTGGAGCTGCCCGCCGAGCGGCAGCCCCGGCTGGCGCAGCGGGCGGAGAACGTCTACGTCGGCGCGCCGACCGGGATCATGGACCAGTCCGCCGTGATCCGCTGCCGCGCCGGGCACGCCCTCTTCCTCGACTGCCGCGACGAGTCCGTCGAGCACATCCCGTTCGACCTGGGCGCCGCCGGGCTGGCCGTGCTGGTGATCGACAGCCGGGCGCCGCACCGGCACGCCGACGGCGAGTACGCCGCCCGCCGCCGGTCCTGTGAGACGGCGGCCAAGGCGCTCGGCGTCTCCGCGCTGCGCGACGTCGCCGTCGACCAACTCGACGCCGCGCTCGCCCGGCTCGACGACGAGGAGACCCGGCGGCGGGTCCGGCACGTGGTCACCGAGGACCAGCGGGTGCTGGACACGGTGGCGTTGCTGCGCGCCGGCCGGGTCCGGGACATCGGCCCGCTGCTCACCGCCTCGCACGTCTCGATGCGCGACGATTTCGAGATCACGGTGCCCGAGATCGACACCGCGGTGGAGGCGGCTCTTGCCGCTGGCGCGCTGGGTGCCCGGATGACCGGCGGCGGATTCGGCGGGTGCGTCCTCGCCCTGGTCGACACGGACCGGGCCGACGCGGTCGCCGCCGCGGTGACCGCCGCCTACGCCGAGCGCGGCTTCACGGCGCCGAGCACCGTCCCGGTCCTCCCCGCCCCCGGCGCCACCCGCCTCGACTAG
- a CDS encoding sulfate adenylyltransferase subunit 1, which translates to MTTEIVAPATEARPMDLLRFATAGSVDDGKSTLIGRLLYDTKSLFTDQLAAVEAVSAARGDEYTNLALLTDGLRAEREQGITIDVAYRYFATPRRKFIIADTPGHIQYTRNMVTGASTADLALILVDARKGLVEQSRRHAFLCSLLRVPHLVLCVNKMDLVDWSQEVYERIADEFTAFAAKLDVPDLTVVPISALRGDNIVTRSENMQWYEGPSLLHHLERVHIASDRNLVDVRFPVQYVIRPQSTTVTDYRGYAGQVASGVLKPGDEVMVLPSGFTSRIAAVETADGPVAEAFPPMSVTVRLVDEIDISRGDLICRPNNAPAVAQDIEAMVCWMDETRPLQVGGRYAIKHTTRSARAIVRGLHYRLDVNSLHRDETADALRLNEIGRVRLRTTVPLLADEYRRNRTTGGFVIIDEATNRTVGAGMIVEAS; encoded by the coding sequence ATGACCACCGAGATCGTGGCCCCGGCTACCGAGGCCCGCCCGATGGACCTGCTGCGGTTCGCCACCGCCGGCAGCGTGGACGACGGCAAGTCGACCCTGATCGGTCGGCTGCTCTACGACACCAAGTCGCTCTTCACCGACCAGTTGGCCGCGGTGGAGGCGGTCAGCGCGGCGCGTGGGGACGAGTACACCAACCTGGCGCTGCTCACCGACGGCCTGCGCGCCGAGCGGGAGCAGGGCATCACCATCGACGTGGCGTACCGGTACTTCGCCACGCCGCGACGCAAGTTCATCATCGCCGACACCCCCGGGCACATCCAGTACACCCGCAACATGGTCACCGGGGCGTCCACCGCCGACCTGGCGCTGATCCTGGTGGACGCGCGCAAGGGCCTGGTCGAGCAGTCCCGTCGGCACGCGTTCCTCTGCTCCCTGCTGCGGGTGCCGCACCTGGTCCTCTGCGTCAACAAGATGGACCTGGTGGACTGGTCGCAGGAGGTCTACGAGCGGATCGCCGACGAGTTCACCGCGTTCGCCGCGAAGCTCGACGTGCCGGACCTGACGGTGGTGCCGATCTCCGCGCTGCGCGGCGACAACATCGTCACCCGGTCGGAGAACATGCAGTGGTACGAGGGCCCGTCGCTGCTGCACCACCTGGAGCGGGTGCACATCGCCAGCGACCGCAACCTGGTCGACGTGCGGTTCCCGGTGCAGTACGTGATCCGACCGCAGTCCACCACGGTCACCGACTACCGCGGCTACGCCGGCCAGGTCGCCTCCGGCGTGCTGAAGCCGGGCGACGAGGTGATGGTGCTGCCGTCCGGCTTCACCAGCCGGATCGCCGCGGTGGAGACCGCCGACGGGCCGGTCGCGGAGGCGTTCCCACCGATGTCGGTGACGGTACGGCTGGTCGACGAGATCGACATTTCCCGGGGTGACCTGATCTGCCGGCCGAACAACGCGCCAGCGGTGGCCCAGGACATCGAGGCGATGGTCTGCTGGATGGACGAGACCCGCCCGTTGCAGGTCGGCGGCCGGTACGCGATCAAGCACACCACCCGGTCGGCGCGGGCGATCGTGCGCGGGCTGCACTACCGGCTGGACGTCAACTCGCTGCACCGCGACGAGACGGCCGACGCGCTGCGGCTCAACGAGATCGGCCGAGTGCGACTGCGGACCACGGTGCCACTGCTGGCCGACGAGTACCGGCGCAACCGGACCACCGGCGGTTTCGTCATCATCGACGAGGCCACCAACCGCACCGTCGGCGCCGGCATGATCGTCGAAGCGAGCTAG
- the cysD gene encoding sulfate adenylyltransferase subunit CysD: MTTPAAYRVSHLDALEAESIFVMREVVAEMERPVLLFSGGKDSIVMLRLAQKAFAPANIPFPVMHVDTGHNFPEVLEYRDQRVAELGLQLVVASVPEALASGLVRESGDGMRNRIQTPVLLDAVEKHRFDALFGGARRDEEKARAKERVFSFRDEFGQWDPKNQRPELWSLYNGRHHPGESIRVFPLSNWTELDVWHYVARERIPLPSIYYAHEREVIERDGMFYAVNEFFRPRAGEERFKAQVRYRTVGDASCTAAVRSDADTVEKVIEEVAATRITERGATRGDDRVSEAAMEDRKREGYF; the protein is encoded by the coding sequence ATGACCACCCCCGCGGCCTACCGGGTCTCCCATCTGGACGCGCTGGAGGCGGAGAGCATCTTCGTGATGCGCGAGGTGGTCGCCGAGATGGAGCGCCCGGTGCTGCTCTTCTCCGGCGGCAAGGACTCGATCGTCATGCTGCGGCTGGCGCAGAAGGCGTTCGCCCCGGCCAACATCCCCTTCCCGGTCATGCACGTGGACACCGGGCACAACTTCCCCGAGGTCCTGGAATACCGCGACCAGCGGGTCGCCGAGCTGGGGTTGCAGCTCGTCGTGGCGAGCGTGCCGGAGGCGCTGGCCAGTGGGCTGGTACGGGAGTCCGGCGACGGCATGCGCAACCGGATCCAGACGCCGGTGCTGCTGGACGCGGTGGAGAAGCACCGCTTCGACGCGCTGTTCGGTGGTGCCCGCCGGGACGAGGAGAAGGCCCGGGCCAAGGAGCGGGTGTTCAGCTTCCGCGACGAGTTCGGCCAGTGGGACCCGAAGAACCAGCGGCCGGAGCTGTGGTCGCTCTACAACGGCCGGCACCATCCGGGCGAGTCGATCCGGGTCTTCCCGCTGTCCAACTGGACCGAGCTGGACGTCTGGCACTACGTCGCCCGGGAGCGGATCCCGCTGCCGTCGATCTACTACGCGCACGAGCGTGAGGTGATCGAGCGGGACGGGATGTTCTACGCGGTCAACGAGTTCTTCCGTCCCCGGGCGGGTGAGGAGCGCTTCAAGGCGCAGGTGCGTTACCGCACAGTGGGCGACGCCTCCTGCACGGCGGCGGTCCGCTCGGACGCGGACACCGTGGAGAAGGTCATCGAGGAGGTGGCGGCCACCCGGATCACCGAGCGCGGCGCGACCCGTGGTGACGACCGGGTCAGCGAGGCCGCCATGGAGGACCGCAAGCGGGAGGGCTACTTCTGA
- a CDS encoding hemolysin family protein, whose translation MREAARTGLRRGARGRPRRDPGPLARAVARVVVRAADGATRLVTDLLGTGPAAGRERISEAELRDLVAANTLLDPDERRIIDEVLVAGASLVREVMMPRTEVVFLPAGLTIAEAARLVRAETHTRYPVTDGTHDDVVGFVHLRDVLLRPDADACATVGELTREVKRLPGSKRVLPALTEMRREGQHLAVVVDEYGGTAGIVTLEDLIEELIGEIRDEYDVTPDPVHAGLPAVVDGRLNLADFAERTGVSLPAGPYETVGGFVMAALGRLPVTGDEVPVPVEPAEAGGPDPADPVGGWLLRVLALDGRRVARVAVSALRVPEQRRESGGAAARDAGAGQACEAVAGQQLEAGVAPARRVGAREAREVNAPTPAGRGRPAGPS comes from the coding sequence ATGCGGGAAGCGGCCCGTACCGGGCTCCGGCGAGGCGCGCGGGGGAGGCCCCGCCGCGACCCTGGCCCGCTCGCCCGGGCCGTCGCCCGGGTCGTGGTCCGCGCCGCCGACGGCGCCACCCGTCTCGTCACCGACCTGCTGGGGACCGGCCCGGCAGCCGGCCGCGAGCGCATCTCCGAGGCCGAACTGCGTGACCTGGTCGCGGCGAACACGCTGCTCGACCCGGATGAGCGGCGGATCATCGACGAGGTTCTGGTGGCCGGAGCCAGCCTGGTCCGTGAGGTGATGATGCCCCGCACCGAGGTGGTCTTCCTGCCCGCCGGGCTGACCATCGCCGAGGCCGCCCGGCTGGTCCGCGCCGAGACGCACACCCGCTACCCGGTCACCGACGGCACCCACGACGACGTGGTCGGCTTCGTGCACCTGCGAGACGTGCTGCTGCGCCCGGACGCCGACGCGTGCGCCACCGTCGGCGAGCTCACCCGGGAGGTGAAGCGGCTGCCCGGCAGCAAGCGGGTGCTGCCGGCGCTGACCGAGATGCGCCGGGAGGGTCAGCACCTCGCGGTGGTCGTCGACGAGTACGGCGGTACCGCCGGGATCGTCACCCTGGAGGACCTGATCGAGGAGCTGATCGGCGAGATCCGCGACGAGTACGACGTCACGCCGGACCCGGTGCACGCCGGCCTGCCCGCCGTGGTGGACGGTCGGCTCAACCTGGCCGACTTCGCCGAACGGACGGGGGTGTCGCTCCCCGCCGGGCCGTACGAGACGGTCGGCGGGTTCGTGATGGCCGCGCTGGGCCGACTACCGGTCACCGGCGACGAGGTGCCGGTACCCGTTGAGCCGGCCGAAGCCGGCGGACCCGACCCGGCCGACCCGGTGGGCGGTTGGCTGCTGCGGGTGCTGGCCCTCGACGGACGCCGGGTGGCCCGGGTCGCCGTCTCCGCCCTGCGGGTGCCGGAGCAACGCCGGGAGTCCGGCGGCGCGGCGGCGCGGGACGCCGGGGCGGGGCAGGCGTGCGAGGCGGTGGCGGGGCAGCAGCTCGAGGCCGGTGTCGCGCCCGCCCGCCGGGTTGGCGCGAGGGAAGCGCGCGAGGTCAACGCCCCGACACCGGCGGGCCGCGGGCGACCCGCCGGCCCGTCATGA
- a CDS encoding VOC family protein: MVVRMAQCTIDVEDVDLMVAFWSAALGYEIEQDGDGSAKLWPPGQPSAAVPSVWLQGSGTPKRGKNRLHLDLVSDGDPQVEVRRLIELGARQIDVGQTGTEQFTVLADPEGNEFCVLDSPPTR, translated from the coding sequence ATGGTGGTACGGATGGCGCAGTGCACCATCGACGTCGAGGACGTGGACCTGATGGTCGCGTTCTGGTCGGCCGCCCTCGGCTACGAGATCGAGCAGGACGGCGACGGCAGCGCGAAGCTCTGGCCGCCGGGGCAGCCCTCCGCCGCGGTGCCCAGCGTCTGGTTGCAGGGCTCCGGCACACCGAAGCGGGGCAAGAACCGGCTGCACCTCGACCTCGTCTCCGACGGCGACCCGCAGGTCGAGGTGCGGCGGCTGATCGAGCTCGGCGCGCGGCAGATCGACGTCGGGCAGACCGGGACCGAGCAGTTCACGGTGCTCGCCGACCCTGAGGGCAACGAGTTCTGCGTTTTGGACTCGCCGCCGACCCGCTGA
- the trpS gene encoding tryptophan--tRNA ligase, with the protein MSDVPARPRVFSGIQPTADSFHLGNYLGAVRHWVALQETHDAFYCVVDLHAITAGHDPALLRQRTRVAAAQLFAVGLDPERSTLFVQSQVPEHPQLAWVLGCITGFGEASRMTQFKDKSQKQGNERASVGLFTYPILQAADILLYQANAVPVGEDQRQHLELSRDLAQRFNSLFGPTFTVPAPHIVKDTAKITDLQDPTAKMSKSSSSPAGIIDLLEDPARSAKKIRSAVTDTGREIVFDAETKPGVSNLLTIHSALSGRGIDELVAAYAGRGYGDLKKDLAEVVAEFVRPIQQRTSTYLDDPAQLDKLLAAGAEKARAVAGATLRSAYERVGFFPPVRGE; encoded by the coding sequence ATGTCCGACGTTCCCGCCCGCCCCCGCGTCTTCTCCGGCATCCAGCCGACGGCCGACTCGTTCCACCTCGGCAACTACCTCGGCGCGGTGCGGCACTGGGTGGCCCTGCAGGAGACCCACGACGCCTTCTACTGCGTGGTGGACCTCCACGCCATCACGGCGGGACACGACCCGGCGCTGCTGCGCCAGCGGACCCGGGTGGCCGCCGCCCAGCTCTTCGCGGTCGGTCTGGACCCGGAGCGCAGCACCCTGTTCGTGCAGTCGCAGGTGCCCGAGCACCCGCAGCTGGCCTGGGTGCTCGGCTGCATCACCGGCTTCGGCGAGGCCAGCCGGATGACGCAGTTCAAGGACAAGTCGCAGAAGCAGGGCAACGAGCGGGCCAGCGTCGGCCTGTTCACCTACCCGATCCTGCAGGCCGCCGACATTCTGCTCTACCAGGCCAACGCGGTGCCGGTCGGCGAGGACCAGCGCCAGCACCTGGAGCTCTCCCGGGACCTGGCCCAGCGGTTCAACTCGCTGTTCGGCCCGACGTTCACCGTTCCCGCGCCGCACATCGTCAAGGACACCGCGAAGATCACCGACCTGCAGGACCCGACAGCGAAGATGTCCAAGTCGTCGTCCTCACCGGCAGGCATCATCGACCTGCTGGAGGACCCGGCCCGGTCGGCGAAGAAGATCCGCTCGGCGGTGACCGACACCGGCCGGGAGATCGTCTTCGACGCCGAGACCAAGCCGGGCGTGTCCAACCTGCTGACCATCCACTCGGCGCTCAGCGGGCGCGGCATCGACGAGCTGGTGGCCGCGTACGCCGGTCGCGGCTACGGCGACCTGAAGAAGGACCTGGCCGAGGTGGTGGCGGAGTTCGTCCGCCCGATCCAGCAGCGCACCAGCACGTACCTCGACGACCCGGCGCAGCTGGACAAGCTGCTCGCCGCCGGCGCGGAGAAGGCTCGGGCGGTGGCCGGGGCCACCCTGCGGTCGGCGTACGAGCGGGTCGGGTTCTTCCCGCCGGTGCGCGGCGAATAG